A region of Allocoleopsis franciscana PCC 7113 DNA encodes the following proteins:
- a CDS encoding P-II family nitrogen regulator, whose translation MAKPAKKLVIITEKILLKKIADIIEESGATGYTVLETGGKGSRNVRSSGQPSVSDTNANIKFEVLTPDRDMAEDIADKVAIKFFLDFAGMIYICDAEVLYGHSFCGPDGC comes from the coding sequence ATGGCCAAGCCAGCCAAAAAGCTCGTCATCATCACGGAAAAGATTCTGCTGAAAAAGATCGCCGATATCATCGAAGAATCCGGGGCAACCGGTTATACGGTTCTGGAAACCGGCGGTAAAGGCAGTCGCAACGTGCGCTCGTCGGGACAACCTAGCGTTTCTGACACCAATGCGAATATAAAGTTCGAGGTGCTCACCCCCGATCGAGATATGGCCGAGGATATTGCGGATAAGGTCGCAATAAAGTTTTTCCTCGATTTTGCGGGCATGATCTATATCTGTGACGCGGAGGTACTGTACGGGCACAGTTTCTGTGGACCAGACGGCTGTTGA